A genomic window from Prunus persica cultivar Lovell chromosome G2, Prunus_persica_NCBIv2, whole genome shotgun sequence includes:
- the LOC18784960 gene encoding peroxidase 5: protein MRPQNLNRVSIVLIAALLCRSVHSQLQVGFYTTSCTLAELIVKDEVRKGFFKNPGVAAGLVRLHFHDCFVRTRGLGYIVPAGRRDGKISQASDTFTNLPPPSFNVDQLSKLFANKGFTQEEMVTLSGAHTIGRSHCTAFSNRLYNFNRTSRQDPSLDPPYAAQLKRQCQQGNSSPNFVVPMNPASPAVTDTSYYADFLTNRGLFTSDQTLLTNSATANQVNQNAKMPFLWRTKFAYAMVKMGRLQVLTGNAGEIRANCRVINS, encoded by the exons ATGAGACCACAAAATCTAAATCGTGTATCTATTGTTTTAATTGCTGCTTTGTTATGTCGAAGTGTGCATTCACAGCTCCAAGTTGGGTTTTATACAACTTCATGTACCTTAGCGGAGTTAATCGTCAAGGACGAGGTTAGAAAAGGGTTCTTTAAGAACCCAGGAGTTGCAGCTGGTCTTGTAAGATTGCACTTCCATGACTGCTTTGTTAGA ACTAGAGGGCTTGGATATATCGTTCCTGCTGGAAGAAGAGATGGCAAAATTTCACAAGCTTCAGACACATTCACGAACTTACCTCCCCCATCATTCAATGTCGACCAGCTCAGTAAACTTTTTGCAAACAAGGGTTTTACACAAGAAGAAATGGTTACTCTCTCTG GAGCACACACCATTGGCCGCTCTCATTGCACAGCTTTCAGTAACAGATTGTACAATTTTAACAGAACATCAAGGCAGGACCCAAGTTTAGACCCCCCGTACGCTGCTCAGTTGAAGCGGCAATGCCAACAGGGCAACTCAAGTCCAAATTTTGTGGTTCCGATGAACCCCGCCAGCCCTGCTGTCACTGACACCAGCTACTACGCCGACTTTCTTACAAACCGAGGTTTGTTTACATCAGACCAAACTCTCCTCACAAACTCAGCAACCGCAAACCAAGTCAATCAAAATGCCAAAATGCCCTTCCTTTGGAGGACTAAATTCGCTTATGCAATGGTGAAGATGGGCAGACTTCAAGTCTTAACAGGCAATGCTGGTGAGATTCGAGCAAATTGCAGGGTTATTAACAGCTAG